DNA from Ammospiza caudacuta isolate bAmmCau1 chromosome 6, bAmmCau1.pri, whole genome shotgun sequence:
TCATACataacttttctttcttgttcttCGAAAGACCTGGGTTCTTGACTTGGGATTATTCTACTTTTAAGATCTCTGAGCATCGTTCAGGTGCCTGCAATCTCTGTGGAGACTGATGTTTGGGGATTTGTCAAGGGACTGATGAAAGTGGAAAATCAACTGAGGATCCATTCTGAGATTAGCCAGGTGTCATGTTATGTGCTCCTTTTCTTACTGAGCTGTCTCTTCTCCCTTCTGTCTCAGTGGGGGTTTCCACACCTCACTTTTCTGCCGACTCTGAGGTGCAGAATTAGGCTGGAGTGTGGATGTGTCTGCCCATTTCAGATCAGGACAGCAAATCTCTCCCCAGATGTGTTTCTGACTTCTGTGTGTACCTGAACAGCTGCAGGATGAAATTTGCCTGCAAAGCCTTCTTGGAGACAGCAATGCTGCTGTTAAATGTTTGCAGGAACCACTGTGGTGGATTTTTAGGTTTTCCCTGACCTCAGGCTGGCTTTGCTTGCtggaagcagggctggaagcCCACAGTGTCAGCTGTTAATTGCTCTTAAGATGTCCGTAATTCTGCAGAGACCAGACCTGTTCTAACCCATGCTCGAGCTATTAATTGAATAGAACACTCCAGGCTGACTTCTGGTGCAGCACGTAGGCAGGGTGACACCAGGGCAAAGGTGGGATTGTACCCAAACCAAAACCGCTTGTGATGTTACTCCTCACTTCCCTCCACACCTTAACCCTAAAATCTATAGCCCTGAGAGAGCTCTGCCCTTGCTACAAGCTTTCTTCTTGTCTGGAAGAGGCTGCCAtgatttttgggtttatttttaatgcagatgTTTGATTTCAGATGTCCTGAACGACGCCATCTTCGACGAAGACCATGATGAGATGGTAATTGTGAAGGACATAGACATGTTCTCATTGTGTGAGCATCACCTCGTTCCATTTGTTGGAAAGGTAACTCTCCCTCACGGAACAAATGTGGGAATGCACAGTAAAAGACCTTAAGGACATGTAAAAGACTTTGCAGCTGTAGCTACAAAGCTTTTTAAGGCTGTAAGTACTCGCTGCTTACGGCTACAGTCCTAGAAGTTTAATCTTCAGAATACAAATAAGGAAGGTCTCCTTAATGTGAGGTTTTATTTGAATTTAAGCTCCTGAAATATAATGCTCAACCTTTGCTAGTCTAAGTAATCTAATGGTTTCTGACATTTCATATCAAAGCTCTTCTCCATGAAGCAGCAGCAAGCCTTGAGGGCAGACATCTCGATATTAAACCAGCTCACCCTGCACACTGGCTCTGTCATGGATTTAGCTCCTGGCTCAGAGCTATCCAGAGCACATCCATCTCTCTGAAACCCCCTGTGAGTGGAACACGCTCATTATCAGCCCTGCCTTAATTATGTGAGCCAGGTCAGGGAGAGGGTGGCCAAATCTGGCAGTGCTTGATTGGGGAGTCCTGTGAAAGGGGCTGGTGCTTCACAGGGTGCTGGAATTGTATTCCCAACAACTTCAGGAAGATAAAATTTCTCCAGTTAACCACTGTAGAGGTGATGAGGAGTTCTGAGTGGGAGCTGCACGTCTCAGGCTCTTCAGTCCCTTATCAGCCCAGAGGATGGAGCTCAGCCTGAGCCATCTGTTACCACGAGGTGCTCACAGGTCCAAGAGCAGCACGTGCTTGTGTTGTCTGTAAAATTCAATCAGTGCCACATATGTTCCAAGCAAATTGTCTCCCCATAATAAAATACATGAACAGAAACCAGCTGTTTATTTAGCTGAGTCAATTCAGGTTTGTCTGCTGTCTTTTCTTGCTGTTGGTATTTCATACTGGAGAACAGGATAACCCCTTTTTCTGTGCAAGCTTTCTTTGTGCCTGTTACTCTTGGTTGTGTGCACTGTGTATATTCTCCCTGTTACTCCTGTGGCAatgtgtgcatttttttttacatccaGCTGTTTAGCCTGTGTGGTTTGGAGAAATCTCCTCACAAACACCAGCTCATCCTTAAAAATGACTTGGTATGGCTCTGAATATGCAGAGTAACCATTGCCCTGCTGGGTGCACCAAACAGGCTGCAAACACTGACCTGTAGGTCTTGCACTTGCAGTTCTGCCTTGCAGGAAATCGAGAAATCTGCAAAAATATGGGGAACAGGATTCAAGGCTTATTTCTAAGCAGTGTCTCTCTGTCTGAAATGTTTCATGTATCTTTCCAGGTGTCAGTGGGCTGATTGCCTGACAGGAGGGGTAGGAATGAGCAAGTTAGCCAGGTGATCAGGTGCACTGTGGTGCCTCCACTGcaggtgcagcagcacaggattcTGAGATGGGGCCTCCAGGCAAAGCCAGAATCCCCcactgacacagccctgctccagcttggCTCATTTTCCAAGTCTCTGGTACAGTGGCACAGGACTGGTTTATAATCTGTTATAACTCTGAACCCACTGTGATTCAGTGGATTCCTAAAAACAAGGAGCTAAATGTCCTTCCCTCCATATCTGAGCACTTTTCTGCTAAACTCCTTCCAATTTAGTTCAAGTACCTGTTCAGCAAATCCATATTTGAGCAGGATGGAAGCTGAGTTAATCACCAGTGATCTCTGATACTAAAACAAGAGAAATAATCAAATCAGGAAGTGCAGCCTGATTTTTGGTGGCAAAGCACTTCTTGCCACCAGAATTTTCACTGCAAGTAAAGCACAGtccctcttccttcctctccctaAATCCATTTAAGGCCTTGGAAGAAAAGCATGTTTATTTTAGACAAATAGTGCTGTGCTGAGTAACAGAGACTGCCTTTGTACCCAGATGCAGCAGTGTTCTGGAGCATTCCTGAGACTTGGAACCTGAGCCTTGGCTCCTGGAGAGCTGTGACTTCTCTGCCCCTCAGAAAAGCTCCCCTGTTCTTCACCAGGACCTCGTGAGATGctcccagcctcagctccacagTTCCCCAGGCTTGCGTGGTGCCACGTTCCTCCCACTTGCTGAGACCTCTGGGCTGGCCCAGAGTCAGTCCTGGGGCAAATGCACATCCCATTGTCTGTGCATGAGTTCCACCTGCCCTTGGGAGGGTGCTTTTGCTGCTGTTAATGGCTCTTCTCCCCTGCCCAGGTACACATTGGTTATCTCCCCAACAAACAAGTGCTCGGCCTCAGCAAGCTCGCTAGGTAAGTGTTCTAATGAAAGTGATGCTAATTTGTAAAAAGGATTCCAGGCTGTGCTAGCTGTGTTAATCTGTTAATCTTGTTAATCTCCTCTGCCTCTAAAGCTCAGCCCACTTTGTGTCCTGGATTTGGATTTAGACCAATCCTCAGCATTGGTTTTGGgattctttttttggtttttttttttttttgttttttttttttgttttttgtattttatttttatttttcattttatattttattttatatcttaatttattttttatttttattttaatttttaatttttttaaattttattttattttattttattttattttattttatttttgtggagaGGACAGATAAATCTTGGAGCTATGTGTTAATTCTCAccagtggctgcagcagagccctgatGCTTTTGTAGGTTCCCTCAGAGtctgcagggagctctgagGCAAAGAACAAGAGAATTTGGTTATGTTCTAAGGCAAGCCACAAAAAACCAGTGAGAATTTCCAGCTCTTTACCACTTGGGTGTAAATTGGCTAATAAGAACAAAAATCCGTAAATGAACACATTTCATGGATATAAATTCAATCTAAAGCTTTCATCTCTTAGCTGACTCTTCAGAAAAAATgtgacatttctttctttcactgcaaacttgctgagagTGCTGTGGGGTAGATTTTATAGATAAAGTTCAGCCTAAGAAACAAAGCAATTGTGATGCACTTGAGAAATCCATTTAGTATGTAAAACAGCTTTTTATCCTCAGCAAGTTCCCTTGGATCAGTTGTTACACTGGCTCTTGTTTTTAAGTGACACTTTCTCCTGCtggtgaggaagaggatggtAGATCCCTTCAATAAGCAGATTATTTGGGATCAGAGTGGAGaaacaaatgtaaaaatttGGCTGCAGCTCAAAAACACCACATAGGTTCCGCTTTCCCTGATGGGTCTGTTAATCCTGCTGTAGTTACAGCAACACTAATGAGAAATTAGCCCTGCAAATCTGCCTGCCTGCTGGGTTTCCTTAGCAGGTAAGGAACCTGTAGGATATGGCAGCAAAATGTCCTGAAGGGATCCAGATCTGTTCTGGGCTCTGcttgcacagcagagctgggtttggaaGGGGAAGGGTCCTTGGAGGTCACATCTCACATCTCTGCTGTGTAAATTCGTATTGCAGGGAGGCATTTAGGAAAAGGCTGGaaagaggttttgttttggtgggttttctttttttttttttttttttttttttttttttggtttttttttggttttttgtggctGTAGGAGCTGCTGGAGTTGCAGGCTGGGGTTCTGAGCTGTCAGACCTGCAGCTCTTGGGCAAAATCCTCATCTCCTGTTAGCTGCTCATATTTGGGGATGTGTGTGGCATCCCATGGCTGGTGTTGAGTTCTGGGTGGGTCTTtaggtggggcagggctggggggtttgttttttggagTTGGATTTCTGAGGAGAATCCATTCCTCCTGAAGAGACTGTCCTGAGCACGGAGTTTCATTTCTGCAGGGTTCCCATGCAGCATCAAGGATCACATTGGAAATGTGCACCCACTGCTTTGTGCTTGCTCTGGTCTCTGTTTCTCTCTTGtctgcagctggaaaaaggagcccaaaatgcttttcatggattttttttttttaatgcaagtgGGACTATGGTGCTGGAAAGATAAAAATTTCCTCCCGTTTATCCTCAGAATGGAAACCTGCATCAAAATACGTGCAAGGCTTCCTGCACTGTGCCCAAATCTCAAATCTTGCCTCTGTGTAAAGTGAGGGTGAGACTCCCATATTCTGCAATAATGAAGAGATTAGGTTCTTGTATAACAAAATGTTCTCACTTTTGAGTGCTCACCATGAAGAGGTTTGGGGGTCAAACTGTGCCTGCCTTTGGTGCCCTGCATAATGCAGCCAGTGTTCAAGCAAAGATTTGTGAGGCTGCTGGTGCTCTAGGCCTAATCTTTCATAATAGGATTAGTTTTATGTGGTGAGTTTCTGTAGTTGTGGATGACCTGCATTCAGTAAACAAACATCTTTCCCTGGGTTTTAAGCTCAGGCTTGAAAATGCTCTTTCAAACAACTGTTTTTACATAAACACCTTGTTAGGACTTCTTCTGTGCAATATCTGAGAATGTTTCCTACCCATATGGTTAATCTAAATATTGTGTTGCTTTGTTTGATGCTGTAGCACAACCATTTCATTGCTGGAGGGCAGTTTGTGCATTTAATTCTCTCtcaaaagcagcaggagagtCTCATTGTCAGGGATGGTTCTTGTAAGTGATGCTTGAGGCTGCCAGCCAGTGTCTGGCTTTTGTCTGGTGTGCCCAGACAGGTATCAAAGCTTTACAGCAACTCCTTTTTGTGGCCACTTGAAGTGTAATTAAGCATTTGAGCTTGGCATGAACAGCCCCTGCAGTTACAGAGCAATtatatggattttttaaaatgtgtggaTTCTGGAGCTGTCATTGAGTGTCACTTCCACTGCCACCAATGGCTTAAATTTAGAGTTGTACTGGAGGGGACCATTGAGGTGATCCTGCACTGAAATGTGAAGGATGGGGTGAGATATGAGTGGGTGGAGAGATTCTGTTTTAAATAAGGCCAATTCTGTCTCATTGTTCTCAGCTAAATTTGTGGTCAGATGCAAGAATCCCAAACATTTCTTGCTCAATTCCAGCATTCTGGGCATCCATTATCTGAGCTGACCTTAAGGCAGCATTTGGTCCAGTCTGAAACACAGGGAAATGTTCAGAAATTAGGGAGATCTTGGACATGAATTCCCCCACAGCTGTGTGATGCAGGTGGGTGGGGATACAAGGAATTGCAAACCAGCAGAAGGAGACCAGAGGAGTGACTGGTTTGCCCTGAAATaatccctggtgctgcaggtggggGGAACCTGTCACTGCACACAGGGATGTGCCAAGGGCAGGCTGAGATGTTCCTCACAGCCATGGATTCACACAGGGGTCTCTTTTGGCAGCACCAAATTAATTGTGAAGATCAGCCAGTGGCCAGCTGGGAATAACTGTaatattgtctttttcctttctcctttagGATCGTGGAAATATACAGTAGAAGATTACAAGGTAAACACGAAATTTGTTGTTTGTTGTATGCTCTCCTCTCCTAGTCAGTGCAGGGGGCTGGTAACTGTAGATGTGGAGTTTAAGAAGGGAGAAAGATGTTTCTTGAAGAGATTATGTTGCTGTTCTTAGTCCCTGCATTCCCAGTGAAGGTAACTTCTGCTTAGGGAACTAAATGGAGCCTGGAACTGATTCCAGGGATGAAAGTGCTCCAGGTAGAGCTGCCAGGAATAACTAAACCAGTTGGATGCTGCTGGGGATGAGCTCTCCTGCAGAGATTTGGAGAGATGCCTTCAGGAATCCTTGGAGCAAGGAGCaagagctgcctcctgcccctgaGAGGGAGAGGAAGCTGCAGGGTCCAAACCTTGGGCTGGGCTgatcctgctgcctttgttccATGGTTAAATTTGGCCTGGTCTTGGCAAGAGAAGTATCAGTGACCACCAGGCTGGTGAATAgagggtgctggagctgcaggaagtgAAGCTTTGCAGGACAAAGCTCATTTTTGATCTCAGCTTCCTTTCCCTAAGGAAAGAAATCGGGCGTGTGGAATGAATGGTGCAGCAGGAACGTTGGGaacaaacacattaaaaattgaaacagaGCAGAGAGGCAAGAAAATCCTCTTGCAAAATAGGAAATGGAGGAGCTGGTAGAACAAATTGTGGTTGGAGAGATGGAATGCAAAGTGGCTCCAAAgataaacaagaaaataaaagctctgtTGCAGGATACAATTGGAAAAGAGGATGGacggggctgggagcaccctggtctggtggaaggtgtccttgcccgTGGTGGGGGGTTTGGAATGGGAATGAGATGAGCCtgaatgtcccttccaacccaaaccatcctggcaCTCTGGGAGCCTGAATTCCCCGTTGTTCCCCCAGTCCAGGAGCGCCTTACCAAACAAATTGCCATCGCCATCACAGAGGCCTTGCAGCCCGCCGGGGTCGGCGTCGTCGTGGAAGCCACGTGAGTGAAACCAGAGCTCCAGGGGGGGATCCAGGAGGTCCAGGGTGGAATCCAGGAGGTCCAGGGATCCAGGAACTCCAAGGGTGGGATCCCAGTTCTGTGTGATCCCAGGAGTTCCAGGGGTGGGATCCAGGAGTTCTACAAGTGAGATCCCAGGTGTTCCAGGGGTGAGATCCCAGGTGTTCCAGTGGtgggatcccagctctgtgtgatCCCAGGAGTTCCATTGGTGAGATCTCAGATCTGTGGGATCCCAGGTGTTCCATGGGTGAGATCCCAGCTTTGTGGGATCCCAGGTGTTCCATGGGTGAGATCCCAGAACTTCCAGGGGTGGGATCCAGGAGTTCCAGGTCGGGGATCCCAGCTCTGCATGATCCCAGGTGTCCCATGGGTgtgatcccagctctgcatgATCCCAGGTGTCCCATGGGTgtgatcccagctctgcatgATCCCAGGTGTCCCATGGGTgtgatcccagctctgcatgATCCCAGGTGTTCCATGGGtgtgatcccagctctgtgtgatcccaggtgtcccctgggtgtgatcccagctctgtgtgatCCCAGGTTCCCATGGGTGGGATCCTGGTCCGTGggatccctgtgctgcagggctggtgcatggtggctctgtgctgtgcttggTTGTCAGGCAGAGGGATTAGTACttacaataataataacaacaacactATTAATAGTAACTTATTACTACTAGTAATAAAAAATTAGTGATCCTGATGTGCTGGAGCTCACATTTAAAGTGGGAGCTGCCTGATCCTGTGTGGAATGTGGCAGGGAGGAGCTTCCCCACTGCACCAGGTCcatgccctgtgctcctgctgcctcctggagCAGTCagagcctgggagcagcagcaggcatgTCCTGTGAGCAGAGTGCCCCTTGGGAAGGTGGGATTTCCCTGGGATcagagggaaggcagagctcagtggcTGAGGATGtgacccttccccagctgaggagctgcaggtgccctTTCTGCTTGTGGAGGTTTTGTGACCCTCCCAGAACTGAGTGTCACCATGTAAGAACCATCTCTCCCTGTGGGattcccttccccagcagtgTTCCTGGTGCCCTGGCTTTCTCTAGGCATGATTTTCTGCTCTCTCCTAGGCACATGTGCATGGTGATGCGCGGGGTGCAGAAAATGAACAGCAAAACCGTGACCAGCACCATGCTGGGCGTGTTCCGGGAGGACCCCAAGACCCGGGAGGAATTCCTGACCCTCATCAGGAGCTGAAACTGTGTCACCCTCTGGATTGTCCTGTCCTGTGTCGCTGTCTGTCCTTGTCCCCACGTCCCAGCTCTAAACTCAATGGTTGTGAATTGTTGTCATGGTCCTTGTGCAGTGAGAGGCtcctggtggcacctggggaagGTGGGATGGGGGAGGCTCCTCCTGGATTCCCACTGATGCCACAGGGTTACCAGCCACAAACAGGAGTTTGGAAATGTTCTTCCATCCTTGATGCAGAATATCTAGCAGTCAGGAGAGAAGTGGGGCTCAGGAGTGAAATGGATATGTTGTGTTTATGAGAATAAatgtggagcagcacaggaaacacCTGAAAGGATGTGGATCTTTGTAGGGTTGGGATTGTCCTGAATTATTGGACTGAATTATGTTTTATTGCAAGTCCTGCAGTGGCTGTTTCAGTACCTGGATATGTGTGTTATACCTCTGAATTGTTACCTCTGGTGTGTTTTATATTCTTGCTAGTATTAACCTTacttttctgtgtatttttttgtttgtttgtttgagaaATGTGTAAACTCCATTTTTCCTATCCTCTTAACAGGCAGGGAATTAACTTCTGAATTATTtggggcacagccctgtctCAGTACAAAGGGGTTTATGCACCTTTTTCTCTGTGCCTCAGAAGGTCTGACCACTTGAACTGTCAGTCTCTTACTGTTTTTAAGGAAACTTTaacagaggagaggaaaagcccTACAGAGTCTGTCTGCAGAGTACTGAGGTATCCAAAGAGGtttttaatgatatttatatCTTGAGCTTTCCTTCTTGGATTTTCACGGGTTAGACTGAGAAGCTAAAATCAGTCTGATAATGTGAAAATGAAGATTTGCAAGCATTCCAAGGTTTCCATTTCCAATGCTGGACCAAAGGTGGGCATGAAatcctgagcacagcacaggtaCCTCCCCTCCGTGCCCACAGGTTGGGTTATTCCAGGGCAGAGCAACCTGGAGTGACAGCAGCTCTCATTTCATAAGAGCAGCTGACAAAAGCATTTCCAGGGTCACCAGGATGAATCAAACCACATTTCCCCcacccctgtgtgtgtggcaaCCTCTGTAAGTGGCAGAATTGGTACAAAAAGTTTCAGTCCAGCTGGACTTGGCTGAACTTCTGCTTTGTTACCGTTTTAATGGGTGTTTTGTAACTCTTAATTGGGAAAAGATGGGGAGCGAATGAGAACCACCCTGCTCACAGTGAGCTTGCAAAACAGATGCGAGCCAGGGGGGTGGGTGCCCGCGGTTCCCAGGGCTCCCTCTGCTTTGTGGACATCAATCCAAGCTGTCCATGAAGCTCAGGGCAGtttctgctctgcccagctccatcccaccaacattcctccctcctgcttccagttgcaaacaaaaataaaaatcatgtcTGGTCAGATTGGGCCTAAAGAGCTTTTTGAAGGAGAACAAGCTCATGTGTTTAATTACACTAATTTTACTTTGAGGACCTTCACATCATTATTGGAGAATCTTTTGGAGCATCCTCTGCCCTGGGTTTGTAGGATTGGGTGCTGGGACAGTGTTTGTCTCTGGGGTGAACAAGCTGTGCTGCACATTGCTAAGCCACACCAACCCCATGgcatttcagttttcagttcAGTTTGTTACAAATTTCCAGCTGAAAAGCCTTAAACCTTTCTTGCCTGAGCTTGGCAGTGAACCTCTCCTTTTAGCTCGACTGGAAGGAGATTTTGAGGACCAAAGGGGCACACACCAGTAcacttatttctttttccttgcttcAGTTTGGGAATTAAATCTCTGTAAAACACTGTGTTGGTCCTGAGGCACCAAAAAGTTGTGTTTTAACCACTTATCTCGATTCAGGATAAAGTTCACGTTGCACCACCACTGTTCTTTATTTCCACGTGACCTGTAGTCCTTAAAACACACCTCTCTCTACTCGTGGCCTTGGGTTTTGTTCccattttttgctgttgttgatctcagtgagttttttgggatgtCAGCATTATTCAGACACAGGAGCTTTAACTACACCCCGTGTGTAAATATGTAAAGGATGTACAGCCCCTGTTGTGCTGCTCTCCAGTGCATTGTCTCTGAAAC
Protein-coding regions in this window:
- the GCH1 gene encoding GTP cyclohydrolase 1; the encoded protein is MEAARGWNGCARREPPPSPAAEKPRGAPGTGTGSGSSGEGWRGERPRSEEDNELSLPGLAAAYTSILRALGEDPQRQGLLKTPWRAATAMQFFTKGYQETIADVLNDAIFDEDHDEMVIVKDIDMFSLCEHHLVPFVGKVHIGYLPNKQVLGLSKLARIVEIYSRRLQVQERLTKQIAIAITEALQPAGVGVVVEATHMCMVMRGVQKMNSKTVTSTMLGVFREDPKTREEFLTLIRS